The Luteolibacter arcticus genome has a window encoding:
- a CDS encoding DUF4194 domain-containing protein, which translates to MSDSDPYWPRFWPDVPDSDRAPLREIMAELLGRGTLLGTDGSGRDLFLLARDHYQEHLKDYLAPLGLELIVDDDFYLLQARPRPEACLLLAQFTKDETLLLLVLWRAWDDHRTTRAEQSVIITVDDLWQRFKSTFENIEPPEKTHVENMLARMKRHRLVRTQRPDPNAPIGETLIEILPSLARTIPFDSIESWLARVALYQPQSTAEASP; encoded by the coding sequence ATGAGCGATTCCGATCCCTACTGGCCGCGCTTTTGGCCGGATGTCCCCGACTCCGACCGCGCCCCGCTGCGCGAGATCATGGCCGAGCTGCTCGGCCGCGGCACTTTGCTCGGCACGGATGGCAGCGGCCGCGATCTCTTCCTGCTGGCCCGCGATCACTATCAGGAGCATCTCAAGGACTACCTCGCACCACTCGGCCTGGAGCTGATCGTCGATGACGACTTCTACCTTTTGCAAGCGCGCCCCCGCCCCGAGGCATGCCTCCTTCTCGCGCAGTTCACGAAGGACGAGACGCTCCTGCTGCTCGTCCTTTGGCGTGCTTGGGACGACCACCGCACCACGCGCGCGGAGCAGTCCGTGATCATCACCGTGGATGACCTGTGGCAGCGCTTCAAATCGACCTTCGAGAACATCGAGCCGCCGGAAAAGACCCACGTGGAAAACATGCTGGCCCGGATGAAACGCCATCGCCTCGTCCGCACCCAGCGGCCGGATCCGAATGCGCCCATCGGTGAAACCTTGATCGAAATCCTGCCCAGCCTCGCGCGCACGATTCCCTTCGACTCGATCGAGTCCTGGCTCGCCCGTGTCGCCCTCTACCAACCGCAGTCCACCGCGGAAGCTTCCCCTTGA
- a CDS encoding SbcC/MukB-like Walker B domain-containing protein has translation MRVHLSRIVAINWYGYRDFIDVSGLTLITGANGSGKSALLDLLQFVMLGESLSRFNKAAAGAGSGRTLRGYCLCDTNTVGKDGQERFLRPSGVTLAALEFVWPATAGEEEPRRETWGARIEYEGPTAKPRTLWFCVPARLQKDDFLAPQLLDDAVAFLSEEEFRVHVRRDLEGDVWDRQASYLEEMGSRSHLGFDRVQMNKTLPNSMAFQPVESFEKFIREYLLEPGLPDVKAVRASVDAHRRAKDRLDTMHDQHQRLVRICDQHAAYLNASREAVLFGHLRDALVHEEKREALEARQAKIEQLRRQNEEQRADHDSAIDERNELQQQLDAVRLVAGNDAQIAHLAQGRARRDEVGKEIDQLREAAKTARQFLHDKTQHWKQWLKHAEELGLEEPEQAAGWMKEMQGADEAPALDAASRMARIYRLLESEGEERLRPIEEKLKDQEARESRLKRELDDLANKGSTFSSPLLDALRSRGQKAAALGRVIEVKPEAEPWWPLLETLLDSNRQAVLAEDFTAAWDQAQRLGHIDEPLVNTAELGKAGKADKTKAGSIAALFDTSHENARAYLDHLYGDLVAVEKAKQLDKHPRALSKDGWLKDPPLRLHLTPSKEFTIGEEGLRRLRTLREEELEGVREELSRLNRSRDDWKTWLHRGKQWRLDEADAPPGTSGLRDLPRLKKEAQGLDETIRLLATPEREATVEKLRVLDRTFQGVIERIGRLNGSLSKFEQQEREQLDAITTSQEEEQTALHERRLSRERLTGVRDAEIESQIESAREQFPKWQQRIDAVREFAEMQRRGAEKARDSRDLERNALAEKHPDTAEFFDPADDENGRYDARRRELEEHELERYRIEAEDAQKQWEDRLQHQVLDVLKEKLDEAERTKRELNKAMDHVIGGMRYQLSMRADRTHSAIWTLVDKGLNPAMELFAAGGKEDIEKAKQALMLAIENAEDPRHQKALDYRYYHHWDIQATPAGKGEGSAISLNKSAKKQSGGENQAPFFVAMLAAFQRVYDLGKKDLRRNLGLVVMDEAFSKLSGDRIDACLALARNFGLQLVMAFPEDRLPTMIQHAQTVVQAKVERAYDDQTGTVTNIRNWCVRVDRKKLIEALS, from the coding sequence ATGCGTGTCCACCTCAGTCGCATCGTCGCCATCAACTGGTATGGCTACCGGGACTTCATCGATGTCTCCGGCCTCACCCTCATCACCGGTGCCAATGGCTCCGGGAAGAGCGCGTTGCTCGACCTGCTGCAATTCGTGATGCTCGGCGAATCGCTCAGCCGCTTCAACAAGGCGGCAGCCGGTGCCGGCAGCGGGCGCACCTTGCGCGGCTACTGCCTCTGCGATACGAATACCGTCGGCAAGGATGGCCAGGAGCGCTTCCTCCGGCCCAGCGGTGTGACCTTGGCCGCGCTCGAATTCGTCTGGCCGGCGACCGCTGGCGAGGAGGAGCCGCGACGAGAAACCTGGGGCGCACGCATCGAATACGAGGGCCCCACCGCCAAGCCGCGCACGCTTTGGTTCTGCGTGCCGGCCCGCTTGCAAAAGGACGACTTCCTCGCTCCGCAACTGCTGGACGATGCGGTGGCGTTCCTTTCCGAGGAAGAATTCCGCGTGCACGTCCGCCGCGATCTGGAAGGCGATGTCTGGGACCGCCAGGCCAGCTATCTGGAAGAGATGGGCTCGCGCAGCCACCTCGGCTTCGACCGCGTCCAGATGAACAAGACCTTGCCGAACTCGATGGCCTTCCAGCCGGTCGAGAGCTTCGAGAAGTTCATCCGCGAGTATTTGTTAGAGCCGGGCTTGCCGGATGTGAAGGCGGTGCGCGCCAGCGTAGACGCCCACCGTCGTGCGAAGGACCGCTTGGACACGATGCATGACCAGCACCAGCGGCTGGTCCGGATCTGCGACCAGCACGCCGCGTATTTGAATGCTTCGCGCGAGGCAGTCTTGTTCGGGCATTTGCGCGACGCCTTGGTTCACGAGGAGAAGCGCGAGGCCTTGGAAGCCCGCCAGGCCAAGATCGAACAACTCCGCCGGCAAAACGAGGAGCAGCGCGCTGACCACGACTCGGCGATCGACGAGCGCAACGAACTCCAGCAGCAGCTCGATGCCGTGCGACTGGTCGCCGGCAATGACGCCCAGATCGCTCACCTCGCCCAAGGCCGCGCGCGCCGTGACGAGGTCGGCAAGGAGATCGACCAGTTGCGCGAAGCCGCCAAGACCGCGCGCCAGTTCCTTCACGACAAAACCCAGCACTGGAAGCAGTGGCTGAAGCACGCGGAAGAGCTGGGACTGGAAGAGCCGGAGCAGGCTGCCGGGTGGATGAAGGAGATGCAGGGCGCGGATGAAGCCCCGGCACTCGATGCCGCCTCGCGGATGGCCCGGATTTATCGTTTGTTAGAGAGCGAGGGCGAAGAGCGCCTGCGGCCGATCGAAGAGAAACTCAAGGATCAGGAAGCCCGTGAATCGCGGCTCAAGCGCGAGCTCGACGATCTGGCGAACAAGGGCAGCACGTTTTCCTCGCCCCTGCTCGATGCCTTGCGCTCGCGTGGCCAGAAGGCCGCGGCACTCGGCCGGGTGATCGAGGTGAAGCCGGAAGCCGAGCCGTGGTGGCCGCTGTTAGAGACCCTGCTCGATTCGAACCGCCAGGCCGTGCTCGCCGAGGATTTCACCGCCGCATGGGACCAAGCCCAGCGCTTGGGGCACATCGATGAGCCGCTGGTCAACACCGCCGAACTTGGCAAGGCCGGCAAGGCTGACAAGACCAAGGCCGGCAGCATCGCGGCCTTGTTCGATACCTCGCACGAAAACGCGCGGGCTTATCTCGATCATCTCTACGGCGACCTCGTCGCGGTGGAAAAAGCCAAACAGCTCGACAAGCATCCGCGCGCGCTTTCGAAGGACGGCTGGCTGAAGGATCCGCCGCTGCGCCTGCACCTCACCCCTTCCAAGGAATTCACCATTGGCGAGGAAGGCCTGCGGCGTTTGCGCACCTTGCGCGAGGAAGAGCTGGAAGGCGTGCGCGAGGAACTGTCGCGGCTGAATCGTTCACGCGACGATTGGAAGACCTGGCTGCACCGCGGCAAGCAATGGCGGCTCGACGAAGCGGATGCTCCGCCGGGCACCTCAGGCCTGCGCGACCTGCCGCGTCTGAAGAAAGAGGCGCAGGGCCTCGATGAGACAATCCGCCTGCTGGCCACGCCCGAGCGCGAGGCGACGGTCGAGAAGCTGCGGGTGCTCGACCGGACTTTCCAAGGAGTCATCGAGCGCATCGGTCGCCTGAATGGCTCGCTGTCGAAATTCGAACAGCAGGAGCGCGAGCAATTGGACGCGATCACAACCTCGCAGGAAGAAGAGCAAACCGCCCTCCATGAACGCCGCCTGAGCCGCGAACGCCTGACGGGAGTTCGCGATGCGGAGATCGAGTCCCAGATCGAGTCGGCCCGCGAGCAGTTTCCCAAATGGCAGCAGCGCATCGACGCGGTGCGCGAGTTCGCGGAGATGCAGCGCCGTGGTGCTGAGAAGGCCCGCGACAGCCGCGATCTGGAGCGCAATGCGCTGGCGGAAAAACATCCGGACACCGCCGAGTTCTTCGATCCCGCGGACGATGAGAACGGCCGCTACGACGCCCGTCGTCGCGAATTGGAAGAGCACGAACTCGAGCGCTACCGCATCGAAGCCGAAGACGCGCAGAAGCAGTGGGAAGACCGCCTGCAGCATCAGGTGCTCGATGTCCTCAAGGAGAAGCTCGACGAAGCCGAGCGCACCAAGCGCGAGCTGAACAAGGCGATGGACCACGTGATCGGCGGCATGCGCTACCAACTCTCGATGCGTGCCGACCGCACCCACAGTGCGATCTGGACCCTCGTGGACAAGGGCCTCAATCCCGCGATGGAACTCTTCGCCGCCGGCGGCAAGGAAGACATCGAGAAGGCCAAGCAAGCCCTGATGCTCGCGATCGAAAACGCGGAAGACCCGCGTCATCAGAAGGCGCTCGACTACCGCTACTATCACCACTGGGATATCCAGGCGACACCCGCAGGCAAGGGCGAAGGCTCCGCCATCTCGCTCAACAAGAGCGCCAAGAAACAGAGTGGCGGCGAGAACCAGGCCCCCTTCTTCGTCGCCATGCTCGCCGCCTTCCAGCGTGTCTATGACCTCGGAAAGAAGGACCTTCGCCGCAACCTCGGCCTCGTGGTCATGGACGAAGCCTTCTCAAAGCTCTCCGGCGACCGCATCGATGCCTGCCTCGCACTCGCGCGGAACTTCGGCCTGCAACTCGTCATGGCCTTCCCGGAAGACCGTCTGCCAACGATGATCCAGCACGCGCAAACCGTGGTACAAGCCAAGGTCGAGCGCGCCTACGACGATCAGACCGGCACCGTCACCAACATCCGCAACTGGTGCGTGCGCGTCGATCGCAAGAAACTCATCGAAGCGCTGTCATGA
- a CDS encoding M16 family metallopeptidase, which produces MDYPATAASLDHLPNGLTVILDPDPAAPVISAQVWVETGSLHEGSLLGSGVSHFLEHMVFKGGGRFGADELATSVQAAGGHWNAYTTFDRTVYYIDGPASGLGTFLEVLAAMVFTPALPEEEFEKEKDVIRREIDMGLDDPDDVSGRLMFSTAFTSDPRRHPVIGHRGLFDEISYPGLTGYHRSRYTPDRCCLCLSGDFDAEAVKAQIEALFGGFARGSGAEPVVPQDPVQLGPRRGRATFSVPASKISLAWKIPPLGHPDVPAYDLAAAVLGRGRSARLYRHLREERGLALEISAWSWSQAGRGGLFAISAEAVPEKRDELIAAILAELADFPSTALDDDLAKARRQIAASQFKSLTTASGRATDLASNWHEARDLDFTRRYLAALKATTAADVRRAMARLTEDQMSLSILDPADAPAPATLKRATRVRPEPECVTLPNGATIALLPDPRVPIFTAQVAVRAGLVSEIPENAGLNALFAATLPQGTVRRSAAELAGLLESHGATLGAASGNNALLAQMGGLSPDLSTLLPLLAEVLVEPAFHGDSIEREKASQTASLREAMEDPLSTAFRLARAHLFDGIGYGIHALGTEASLAGLDRFALSAHHSRHFQGSNTVVALAGDFDLVHAREVLAEGIGRLPMGTPWVPPSATVRGDFEIEAFLPKKQAVLALAYPGCSALAPERFALRMIQEWCTDMAGPLFIRIREELGLAYQVGATQFHGHDAGFFGFYLATDPSQVDLAQRELVSEISKIAEDGIPEDAFERVRATVLSSLALGLQSPGSIARLAAIDVLFGLPVTHHREVAAIFQTITPGEVKQAAAKLLGTRPVTARVLPAG; this is translated from the coding sequence ATGGACTACCCTGCCACAGCCGCCTCTCTCGACCACTTGCCGAATGGACTCACGGTCATCCTCGATCCCGATCCGGCGGCTCCGGTGATCAGCGCCCAGGTGTGGGTGGAGACCGGCAGCCTGCACGAGGGATCGTTGCTGGGCTCAGGCGTCTCGCACTTCCTGGAGCATATGGTTTTCAAGGGCGGTGGCCGGTTTGGCGCGGACGAACTCGCCACCTCGGTGCAGGCGGCGGGGGGGCATTGGAACGCCTACACCACCTTCGACCGCACCGTTTATTACATCGACGGCCCGGCGAGCGGGCTGGGCACCTTCCTGGAAGTGCTGGCCGCGATGGTTTTCACCCCGGCGCTCCCGGAGGAGGAGTTTGAGAAGGAGAAGGACGTCATCCGCCGCGAGATCGACATGGGGCTGGACGACCCGGACGACGTGTCGGGCCGGCTGATGTTTTCGACTGCCTTCACCTCTGACCCGCGGCGTCACCCGGTCATCGGGCACCGGGGGCTTTTTGATGAAATCAGCTACCCGGGACTGACCGGCTACCATCGTTCGCGCTACACGCCGGACCGCTGCTGCCTGTGTCTCTCCGGCGACTTCGATGCGGAAGCGGTGAAAGCGCAGATCGAAGCGCTATTTGGAGGATTTGCCCGCGGCAGCGGCGCGGAACCGGTGGTGCCGCAGGATCCGGTGCAGCTCGGGCCGCGCCGGGGGAGAGCCACCTTCTCGGTACCCGCCAGCAAGATCAGCCTGGCGTGGAAGATCCCGCCGCTGGGGCATCCGGACGTGCCGGCCTACGATCTGGCCGCGGCGGTGCTGGGAAGGGGGAGGTCGGCGCGGCTCTACCGTCACCTCCGCGAGGAGCGCGGGCTGGCGCTGGAGATTTCTGCCTGGTCGTGGAGTCAGGCCGGGCGCGGTGGCTTGTTTGCCATCTCCGCCGAGGCAGTGCCGGAAAAGCGCGACGAACTGATCGCCGCGATCCTGGCCGAGCTGGCGGATTTTCCAAGCACGGCGCTCGATGACGACCTCGCGAAGGCCCGTCGGCAGATCGCCGCGAGCCAATTCAAGTCGCTGACCACCGCCTCGGGCCGTGCGACCGACCTCGCGTCGAATTGGCACGAGGCGCGCGATCTCGATTTCACCCGGCGGTATCTGGCCGCGCTGAAGGCGACCACGGCTGCCGACGTCCGCCGAGCCATGGCCCGGCTGACCGAGGACCAGATGAGCCTCTCCATCCTCGATCCCGCGGACGCTCCGGCTCCCGCCACCTTGAAACGAGCGACGCGGGTGCGGCCGGAACCGGAGTGCGTGACGCTGCCGAACGGTGCCACCATTGCGCTGCTGCCGGATCCGCGGGTGCCGATCTTCACCGCGCAGGTGGCGGTGCGGGCGGGCCTTGTCTCCGAGATCCCGGAGAACGCCGGCCTGAATGCCTTGTTCGCGGCCACCTTGCCCCAGGGCACGGTGCGGCGCAGTGCTGCCGAGCTGGCGGGCTTGCTCGAATCCCACGGTGCGACGCTTGGGGCGGCCTCCGGCAACAATGCGCTGCTGGCCCAAATGGGCGGGCTTTCGCCGGATCTTTCGACCCTGCTGCCGCTGCTCGCGGAGGTGCTGGTGGAGCCGGCCTTCCACGGCGATTCGATCGAACGGGAGAAGGCGAGCCAGACCGCGTCGCTACGAGAGGCGATGGAGGATCCGCTTTCGACGGCCTTCCGGCTCGCGCGGGCGCATCTTTTCGATGGCATTGGCTACGGGATCCACGCGCTCGGCACGGAGGCCTCGCTGGCGGGGCTGGATCGATTCGCACTGTCGGCTCACCACTCGCGACATTTCCAAGGCAGCAATACGGTCGTCGCCCTCGCCGGTGACTTCGACCTCGTCCATGCGCGGGAAGTGCTCGCGGAAGGGATCGGCCGCCTGCCGATGGGGACGCCATGGGTTCCTCCGTCGGCGACGGTTCGCGGGGATTTCGAGATCGAGGCGTTCTTGCCGAAAAAGCAGGCGGTGCTGGCGCTCGCCTATCCCGGATGCTCGGCGCTCGCGCCGGAGCGGTTCGCGCTGCGGATGATCCAGGAATGGTGCACTGACATGGCCGGGCCGCTTTTCATCCGCATCCGCGAGGAACTGGGGCTGGCGTATCAAGTCGGTGCGACCCAGTTCCACGGTCACGATGCGGGCTTCTTCGGCTTCTACCTGGCGACCGATCCGTCGCAGGTCGATCTGGCCCAGCGCGAATTGGTGTCGGAGATTTCCAAGATCGCCGAAGACGGCATTCCAGAGGATGCCTTCGAGCGGGTGCGGGCGACCGTGCTTTCCAGCCTCGCGCTCGGCCTGCAATCGCCGGGATCGATCGCGCGGTTGGCGGCCATCGACGTGCTGTTCGGGCTCCCCGTGACCCATCACCGCGAGGTCGCGGCGATCTTCCAGACGATCACGCCGGGCGAGGTGAAGCAGGCGGCGGCCAAGTTACTCGGCACCCGGCCTGTCACAGCGCGGGTGCTTCCGGCGGGCTAA
- a CDS encoding SLC13 family permease, giving the protein MNLQQALAFGILGGTMILFLWGRLRYDMVALLALLVSIACGTVPADKAFSGFSDDIVIIVASALVVSAAVARSGVIESALRKLGNRVEKVRWQLTLLVGSVTFLSALVKNIGALAMLMPAALKMAKKSDSSPSVFLMPMSFGSLLGGLITLIGTSPNIIVSRVREQITGEGFRMFDYAPVGIGLSLVGLTFLHFGYRLLPADRRAAPTMGEVLDIHDYTTEAVVAEDSPVIGQSAAEFVLSNEREIKITAVLRGEQREPIAKVAGTAIEAGDILLLKGAPEELERAIARAGLLLEGQHRATVTETAGNDIGVAEAVVTAGSPLVGQTAGKMELHERHRVNLLAISRAGHRLTQGLRDTRLRGGDVIVLQGPLNVLPEQMRELGCLPLAERPIALGNVRKGLVPLVVLGIAMALAAFSVVPAAVAFFGAAVVVILCGALPLRAAYDHIEWPILVMLGALIPVSEALQTSGGTALVSSWLSSVASGLPPWAAVGLIMIAAMAATPFLNNAATVLVMAPIAAIFAKDLQMNPDAFLMAVAVGAGCDFLTPIGHQCNTLVMGPGGYRFGDYARLGAPLSALVIVVGVPLILLVWPV; this is encoded by the coding sequence ATGAATTTGCAGCAAGCCCTGGCATTCGGCATTCTCGGCGGGACGATGATTCTCTTTCTCTGGGGACGTCTGCGCTACGACATGGTGGCCCTCCTTGCTCTGCTCGTTTCGATCGCCTGCGGCACGGTGCCAGCGGACAAGGCCTTCTCGGGATTCAGCGATGACATCGTGATCATCGTCGCCAGTGCGCTGGTGGTGAGCGCGGCCGTCGCCCGCTCGGGCGTCATTGAGAGCGCATTGCGAAAGCTCGGCAACCGGGTGGAGAAGGTGCGCTGGCAACTCACGCTGTTAGTCGGCTCGGTCACGTTCCTCTCGGCCTTGGTCAAGAACATCGGAGCCTTGGCAATGCTGATGCCCGCCGCCTTGAAGATGGCGAAGAAGTCGGACAGCTCGCCATCGGTCTTCCTGATGCCGATGTCGTTTGGCTCGCTGCTGGGTGGGCTCATCACGCTGATCGGCACCTCGCCGAATATCATCGTCTCCCGGGTGCGCGAGCAGATCACCGGCGAGGGCTTCCGGATGTTCGACTATGCGCCGGTCGGGATCGGTCTCTCGCTCGTCGGCCTGACATTCCTCCACTTCGGCTACCGGCTGCTGCCCGCGGACCGGCGTGCCGCACCGACCATGGGAGAGGTTCTGGATATCCATGACTACACCACCGAGGCCGTGGTGGCGGAGGACTCGCCCGTGATCGGCCAGAGCGCGGCGGAATTCGTCCTGAGCAATGAGCGCGAAATCAAGATCACCGCGGTGCTCCGGGGCGAGCAGCGCGAACCGATCGCCAAGGTGGCAGGGACTGCCATCGAAGCCGGCGACATCCTCTTGCTGAAGGGTGCCCCAGAGGAACTGGAGCGGGCGATCGCACGCGCCGGACTTCTCCTCGAAGGCCAGCACCGCGCCACAGTGACGGAAACAGCGGGCAATGACATCGGCGTGGCCGAGGCGGTGGTCACGGCAGGATCGCCACTGGTCGGCCAGACGGCGGGCAAGATGGAGCTGCATGAACGCCACCGGGTCAACCTCCTCGCCATCTCGCGCGCCGGTCACCGGCTGACCCAGGGCCTGCGCGACACACGGCTGCGCGGGGGTGACGTGATCGTCCTCCAAGGACCGCTGAACGTGCTGCCCGAGCAGATGCGCGAGCTTGGTTGCCTGCCCCTGGCCGAGCGGCCGATCGCGCTCGGCAATGTTAGGAAAGGCCTGGTGCCGCTGGTGGTGTTAGGAATTGCGATGGCGCTGGCCGCATTCTCCGTGGTCCCCGCGGCGGTGGCTTTTTTCGGTGCCGCAGTGGTGGTGATCCTCTGTGGCGCTCTGCCGCTGCGGGCGGCCTACGATCACATCGAGTGGCCGATCCTCGTGATGCTTGGCGCGCTCATCCCGGTGAGCGAAGCCTTGCAAACCAGCGGCGGCACGGCCCTGGTCTCCAGCTGGCTCTCTTCAGTCGCCTCGGGCCTGCCACCATGGGCCGCGGTCGGCTTGATCATGATCGCGGCCATGGCCGCCACGCCCTTCCTGAACAATGCCGCGACCGTGCTGGTGATGGCCCCCATTGCCGCGATCTTTGCCAAGGACCTGCAGATGAACCCCGACGCCTTCCTGATGGCAGTGGCAGTCGGGGCGGGCTGCGATTTCCTCACCCCGATCGGCCACCAGTGCAACACGCTGGTCATGGGTCCCGGCGGCTATCGCTTCGGCGACTATGCCCGGCTCGGAGCCCCGCTGTCCGCGCTTGTGATCGTCGTGGGCGTGCCGCTGATCCTGCTGGTGTGGCCGGTGTGA
- a CDS encoding DUF2220 domain-containing protein encodes MKQLHPAWLVELHRQWFAARGKRLDGKSRAFSRDWHRLLDDAGITSAEDVATAEREAGKLHDAGKIILARHRYRRHLIERLSLPVSSEAWLRDLFTTAAPEDLRQQSLAHVREASTRSHPRFPDTWREWLDSVGTAFEAGRHVRPLAWNRPGLVLQMLDLTFGLTARKWPEETLIREASVEMGHESKHLERSRRIAEACLASMFLRPTSLAALGILGSQPRIEIAGELVLHLPDGDALKIDGFKGCYHLTTDLLRAVKATTPAKRILTVENTKTTLRRIASLNADKETLILACAYPTQGLQRLIELLPSELPIHHFGDTDPAGFQILSKLRQAIAPRPVAPFLMHRRERSEPRPLTTYDRGILPALLVDPWLEDVRTQLESISASNDKGDFEQETLGRPELREWPFYRIHPAAELPAAGSRSPDRPGD; translated from the coding sequence ATGAAGCAACTGCATCCCGCGTGGCTCGTCGAACTGCACCGTCAGTGGTTCGCAGCGCGTGGGAAGCGGCTCGATGGAAAGTCCCGCGCGTTCTCCCGCGACTGGCACCGGCTTCTCGATGACGCCGGGATCACCTCTGCCGAAGATGTCGCGACGGCGGAGCGTGAAGCGGGAAAGCTGCACGACGCGGGCAAGATCATCTTGGCGAGGCATCGCTACCGCCGCCATCTGATCGAACGCCTCTCGCTGCCCGTTTCATCGGAGGCCTGGCTGCGTGACCTCTTCACCACGGCGGCACCCGAAGACCTTCGCCAACAAAGCCTCGCTCACGTCCGGGAGGCCTCGACACGAAGCCATCCGCGGTTCCCGGACACGTGGCGGGAATGGCTGGACTCGGTCGGCACGGCATTCGAAGCGGGACGCCACGTCCGTCCGCTCGCTTGGAATCGTCCCGGTCTCGTCCTTCAGATGCTGGACCTGACCTTCGGTCTCACCGCCCGGAAGTGGCCCGAGGAAACGCTCATCCGTGAAGCGAGCGTGGAGATGGGCCATGAGTCGAAGCATCTGGAGCGCTCCCGGCGGATCGCCGAGGCCTGTTTGGCATCCATGTTCCTGAGGCCCACCTCATTGGCCGCGCTCGGGATCTTGGGAAGCCAGCCGCGGATAGAGATTGCCGGAGAACTGGTCCTTCATCTTCCCGACGGAGACGCCTTGAAGATTGACGGATTCAAGGGCTGCTATCACCTCACCACAGATCTACTGCGGGCGGTCAAGGCCACCACACCCGCAAAGAGAATCCTCACCGTCGAAAACACGAAGACCACGCTACGCAGGATCGCTTCCCTGAACGCGGACAAGGAAACCCTGATTCTCGCCTGCGCCTATCCGACCCAGGGACTGCAGCGACTGATCGAGTTGCTTCCGTCGGAGCTTCCCATCCATCACTTCGGCGACACCGACCCGGCGGGCTTTCAGATCCTCTCAAAGCTCCGCCAGGCGATCGCCCCGCGTCCCGTTGCTCCCTTCCTGATGCATCGGCGAGAGCGCAGCGAGCCCCGTCCTCTCACGACCTACGACCGGGGGATTCTTCCTGCTCTCCTCGTCGATCCTTGGCTGGAGGATGTCAGAACCCAGCTTGAGTCGATTTCCGCCAGCAACGACAAAGGCGATTTCGAACAAGAAACGTTGGGCCGCCCCGAACTCCGCGAGTGGCCCTTTTACAGAATTCATCCGGCTGCAGAACTCCCGGCCGCCGGCAGCAGGTCGCCGGATCGGCCGGGAGATTAA